In a single window of the Streptomyces sp. NBC_00091 genome:
- a CDS encoding FAD-dependent monooxygenase: MTGQSVLIVGAGAVGTLLACDLLQQSVPVRIVDAKPPQEEFDPHSRAVMIWPRVLELLEKVGIADELVSRGFRADDVSFFSRGRRLGTVPMTKLGAARPYGLGIVQSELEVLLRRRFAELGGTIEYGAELTAIDTSGPLPVATLRHGDGRTEQAGADWLIGADGAGSATRRLLGIPYPGVPFPLGIALGDFPVTGPRVSTVEYHYADSGLLPLVHLPDGVCRLATIVAPGETDWSDRPLADWQRMVDERTSLPYRLGEPLWTRTYHPRPGVAERFREGRVVLVGDAAHSVVPLGGQGLNLGLQDAVNLGWKLAGVVHGVWDERIVDTYDTERRKAVEQVRTVIRTEMELSGAPTPRDRRLRDLKVAAAHRTGLLRQVAAPLMSQVGLSYAATGEPLWRSALHRRARPGDRLPFFHRTRQHAGAPVLDQREHIALLWPGRRPAADWQTVADGARRVLADRLPVHDLARLSPSGRAAIGPLFGRQPLIALVRPDGHLAHLAAAHRPAESLGHLDRLVSRPLTPSRSR, encoded by the coding sequence ATGACCGGGCAGAGCGTTCTCATCGTCGGAGCGGGCGCCGTCGGCACCCTGCTGGCCTGCGACCTCCTCCAGCAGTCGGTGCCGGTGCGGATCGTCGACGCCAAGCCCCCGCAGGAGGAGTTCGACCCGCACTCCCGCGCCGTGATGATCTGGCCCCGCGTGCTGGAACTCCTGGAGAAGGTCGGCATCGCCGACGAGCTCGTCTCCCGCGGGTTCCGGGCCGACGACGTCAGCTTCTTCTCCCGCGGACGCCGGCTGGGCACCGTACCGATGACGAAGCTGGGCGCCGCCCGCCCCTACGGCCTGGGCATCGTCCAGAGCGAGCTGGAGGTGCTGCTGCGCCGCCGCTTCGCCGAACTCGGCGGCACCATCGAGTACGGGGCCGAGCTGACCGCGATCGACACCTCCGGCCCGCTCCCCGTCGCCACGCTGCGCCACGGTGACGGCCGTACCGAACAGGCCGGGGCCGACTGGCTGATCGGCGCCGACGGCGCGGGCAGCGCCACCCGCCGGCTCCTCGGCATCCCCTACCCCGGCGTCCCCTTCCCGCTCGGCATCGCGCTCGGGGACTTCCCCGTCACCGGGCCGCGCGTCTCCACCGTCGAGTACCACTACGCCGACAGCGGGCTGCTGCCGCTGGTCCACCTGCCCGACGGCGTCTGCCGGCTCGCCACCATCGTCGCCCCGGGCGAAACCGACTGGTCGGACCGCCCGCTGGCGGACTGGCAGCGGATGGTCGACGAGCGCACCAGCCTGCCGTACCGGCTCGGCGAACCCCTGTGGACCCGTACCTACCACCCGCGTCCGGGTGTCGCCGAACGGTTCCGCGAAGGCCGGGTCGTGCTGGTCGGCGACGCCGCCCACTCGGTGGTCCCCCTCGGCGGACAGGGCCTCAACCTCGGCCTCCAGGACGCCGTCAACCTCGGCTGGAAGCTCGCCGGCGTCGTGCACGGCGTCTGGGACGAGCGGATCGTCGACACGTACGACACCGAACGCCGCAAGGCCGTCGAGCAGGTCCGTACGGTCATCCGCACCGAGATGGAACTGTCCGGCGCCCCCACCCCGCGGGATCGCCGCCTGCGGGACCTGAAGGTGGCCGCGGCGCACCGCACCGGTCTCCTGCGGCAGGTGGCGGCGCCCCTGATGAGCCAGGTCGGCCTCAGCTACGCGGCCACGGGCGAGCCGCTGTGGCGCTCGGCGCTGCACCGCAGGGCCCGCCCCGGGGACCGGCTGCCGTTCTTCCACCGGACCCGGCAGCACGCCGGGGCCCCCGTCCTGGACCAGCGGGAGCACATCGCGCTGCTCTGGCCAGGCCGCCGGCCGGCCGCCGACTGGCAGACCGTGGCGGACGGCGCCCGCCGCGTCCTCGCGGACCGCCTCCCCGTCCACGACCTCGCACGGCTGTCGCCGTCCGGACGCGCCGCGATCGGCCCGCTGTTCGGCAGGCAGCCGCTGATCGCCCTGGTCCGTCCCGACGGCCACCTGGCCCACCTCGCCGCCGCACACCGGCCGGCCGAGTCCCTGGGCCACCTGGACCGGCTGGTGTCCCGGCCGCTGACCCCCTCGCGAAGCAGGTGA
- a CDS encoding macrolide family glycosyltransferase has translation MAHIAFFSVAAHGHVSPTLGIVAELVSRGHRVTYFTTRAFEEQLTRLGAQVCRYDVATSPGQSPRAFAENDLSALPLFFLHGSADRIALAESFVGADRPDLVVYDNTVPFAGRALARRWGARAVQFFPSLASSRSYALMDAMLARTGRSASHEANGAEFDVRLAEFLGEAGLDGVRAEEFMDFEEELNLAFLPREFQPEAHTFGEHYRFVGPSLGGREAEGTWRREDTDRPMVFVSLGTVFNRATSFYRTCVEAFADSGLHLVLSIGQQADPADLGTLPPHCEAHRSVPQLSVLSQAAAFVTHGGMGSTMEALSFGTPMVVVPQMVEQEIIADRVVELGLGLRLDPADATAERLRAAVETVSADAATAAAAARFRQLSHDAGGAAAAAGAIEAHLAGTGTAAQTKAAAI, from the coding sequence ATGGCACACATCGCATTTTTCAGCGTGGCCGCCCACGGGCACGTGTCGCCCACCCTGGGCATCGTCGCCGAGCTGGTCTCGCGCGGTCACCGGGTCACCTACTTCACCACCCGGGCCTTCGAGGAGCAGCTCACCCGGCTCGGCGCGCAGGTGTGCCGCTACGACGTCGCCACCTCGCCCGGACAGTCGCCGCGCGCCTTCGCCGAGAACGACCTGAGCGCCCTGCCCCTCTTCTTCCTGCACGGCAGCGCGGACCGGATCGCCCTGGCGGAGTCCTTCGTCGGCGCCGACCGCCCCGACCTCGTCGTGTACGACAACACGGTGCCGTTCGCCGGGCGCGCCCTGGCCCGCAGGTGGGGGGCGCGCGCCGTGCAGTTCTTCCCCTCCCTCGCCTCCAGCCGCTCCTACGCGCTGATGGACGCCATGCTGGCCCGCACCGGCCGCTCCGCCTCCCACGAGGCCAACGGCGCGGAATTCGACGTACGCCTGGCCGAGTTCCTCGGCGAGGCCGGCCTGGACGGGGTCCGGGCCGAGGAGTTCATGGACTTCGAGGAGGAACTCAACCTGGCCTTCCTGCCCAGGGAGTTCCAGCCCGAGGCGCACACGTTCGGGGAGCACTACCGCTTCGTCGGGCCCAGCCTGGGCGGCCGGGAGGCCGAGGGCACCTGGAGGCGCGAGGACACGGACCGCCCGATGGTGTTCGTCTCGCTCGGCACGGTCTTCAACCGGGCCACCTCCTTCTACCGCACCTGTGTGGAGGCGTTCGCCGACAGCGGCCTGCACCTGGTGCTGTCCATCGGGCAGCAGGCCGACCCGGCGGACCTCGGCACCCTGCCGCCGCACTGCGAGGCGCACCGCAGCGTCCCCCAGCTGTCCGTCCTGAGCCAGGCCGCCGCTTTCGTCACGCACGGCGGCATGGGCAGCACGATGGAAGCCCTGTCCTTCGGCACGCCGATGGTCGTCGTCCCGCAGATGGTCGAGCAGGAGATCATCGCCGACCGCGTCGTCGAGCTGGGCCTGGGCCTGCGCCTCGACCCGGCCGACGCCACCGCCGAACGCCTGCGGGCGGCCGTCGAAACCGTGAGCGCCGATGCCGCGACCGCCGCCGCGGCGGCCCGCTTCCGGCAGCTGAGCCACGACGCGGGCGGCGCCGCCGCCGCGGCCGGAGCGATCGAAGCACACCTGGCGGGCACGGGCACCGCCGCGCAGACGAAGGCGGCCGCGATATGA